The following proteins are co-located in the Nitrospira sp. genome:
- a CDS encoding response regulator — translation MSTLLVIDDDQLHCDLLHMALARQGYQVRTATSGREGVAVFRQLRPAVTLLDLRMPDMDGLAVLKEIRTIDPQSGVIMLGGGATEELENHARQLRVTDFFRKGLSLDVLIGAVHRVAQQARRGGSAAASRVEEERESTAQEQILVVDDDVMARDLLARFLGLRGYRVRAAQDGREALRMVEESAPDLVILDLAMPEMNGVELLRALAARDYAGRTIILSGHQNDPLLADAWALGPQEVLDKPIDLERALMAVQLVMVCREC, via the coding sequence GCACTGCGATCTGCTGCACATGGCATTGGCGCGTCAGGGGTATCAGGTCCGCACGGCCACCAGCGGACGCGAAGGGGTCGCTGTGTTTCGGCAGCTCCGTCCCGCCGTGACCTTGCTCGACCTCCGGATGCCGGACATGGACGGGCTGGCTGTGCTGAAGGAGATTCGCACGATCGATCCCCAGTCGGGGGTCATCATGCTGGGAGGCGGTGCCACCGAGGAGTTGGAGAACCATGCTCGGCAGCTGCGCGTCACGGATTTCTTCCGAAAGGGGTTGTCGCTGGACGTGCTCATCGGCGCGGTGCACCGGGTGGCGCAGCAGGCCAGGCGAGGGGGCTCCGCCGCCGCGTCGCGTGTGGAAGAGGAGAGGGAGTCGACAGCACAAGAACAGATTCTTGTGGTGGATGACGATGTGATGGCGCGGGACCTGCTCGCCCGTTTTCTCGGCCTGCGCGGCTATCGCGTGCGTGCCGCCCAGGACGGCCGTGAAGCCTTGCGAATGGTCGAGGAATCGGCCCCGGATTTGGTGATCCTCGACCTTGCCATGCCGGAAATGAATGGCGTGGAACTGTTGCGAGCGCTGGCCGCGCGGGACTATGCCGGACGGACGATAATTTTGAGCGGACATCAGAACGATCCGTTGCTGGCGGACGCCTGGGCGTTGGGGCCGCAGGAGGTGTTGGATAAACCCATCGATTTGGAGCGAGCCCTGATGGCCGTCCAGCTTGTGATGGTCTGCCGGGAGTGTTAA